One genomic segment of Theobroma cacao cultivar B97-61/B2 chromosome 6, Criollo_cocoa_genome_V2, whole genome shotgun sequence includes these proteins:
- the LOC18596935 gene encoding transmembrane protein 184C has protein sequence MDFSHLNRGQITLMGSAFCVMLTMHFTLQLLSQHLFYWKNPKEQKAILIIILMAPIYAIDSFVGLLDVRGSKAFFMFLESVKECYEALVIAKFLALMYSYLNISISKNIVPDEIKGREIHHSFPMTLFQPRTVRLNHRTLKLLKHWTWQFVVIRPVCSILMIILQVLGVYPSWLSWTFTIILNISVSLALYSLVIFYHVFAKELAPHKPLAKFMCIKGIVFFCFWQGVVLDILVAMGIIRSHHFWLDVEHLEEALQNVLVCLEMVVFSVLQQYAYHVAPYSGEVEAKMKLGKKNE, from the exons ATGGACTTTAGCCATTTAAATCGCGGGCAAATTACTCTGATGGGATCTGCATTCTGTGTGATGCTCACGATGCATTTCACGTTGCAGCTTCTGTCGCAGCATCTTTTTTACTGGAAAAACCCAAAGGAGCAGAAAGCTATACTAATTATTATCCTTATGGCTCCTATTTATGCTATTGACTCCTTTGTGGGGTTATTGGATGTTCGAGGAAGCAAAGCGTTCTTCATGTTTTTGGAATCAGTCAAGGAATGTTATGAGGCTTTG GTGATTGCTAAGTTCTTGGCATTGATGTATAGTTACTTGAATATATCTATTAGCAAAAATATTGTGCCTGATGAAATCAAAGGAAGAGAGATTCACCACTCATTTCCAATGACCCTTTTCCAG CCTCGAACAGTTAGGCTGAACCACCGCACACTAAAGCTTCTCAAGCATTGGACATGGCAATTCGTCGTCATCCGCCCTGTGTGTTCTATCTTGATGATAATATTGCAGGTCCTTGGGGTTTATCCTTCTTGGTTGAGCTGGACATTCACTATCATCCTCAATATTTCTGTTTCATTAGCATTATACTCTTTGGTAATCTTTTACCATGTTTTTGCAAAAGAGTTGGCACCTCACAAGCCACTTGCAAAGTTCATGTGCATCAAGGGGATTGTTTTCTTCTGCTTTTGGCAG GGAGTGGTGCTGGACATACTCGTTGCAATGGGCATCATTCGATCTCATCATTTCTGGTTGGATGTGGAGCACCTTGAGGAAGCTCTTCAAAACGTGTTGGTGTGTCTAGAGATGGTTGTTTTCTCTGTTCTCCAGCAGTACGCATACCATGTTGCACCTTATAGTGGAGAAGTTGAAGCTAAGATGAAGCTAGGcaagaaaaatgaatga
- the LOC18596936 gene encoding uncharacterized protein LOC18596936 isoform X4 encodes MPFRCYWRSYIPGCPDPRFKRHMNCSNCSAEIVIDLVDGKYVAVMGASQQEDDSEAICVTRGRLSNFYKISRVILKQFESLRDTSVSFTNQDLCRMILKLFESLGDTSCSSTNPDRWRMILKQIESLGDTSVSSTSHDLCRMILKQFESVGDTSVSSTNQDLCRLILKQFESLGDTSVSSTNQDLCRMILKQFESLGDTSVSSANQERAPP; translated from the exons ATGCCCTTTAGGTGTTATTGGAGATCCTATATCCCC GGTTGCCCTGATCCACGTTTTAAGCGTCACATGAACTGCAGCAATTGTTCTGCTGAGATTGTAATTGATCTTGTGGATGGAAAGTACGTAGCTGTTATGGGTGCATCTCAG caggAAGATGATTCTGAAGCAATCTGTGTCACTCGGGGACGTCTCagtaatttttataaaattag TAGGGTGATTCTGAAGCAATTTGAGTCTCTCCGGGATACCTCAGTCAGTTTTACCAATCAAGATCTGTGTAGGATGATTCTGAAGCTATTTGAGTCTCTCGGGGATACCTCATGCAGTTCTACCAATCCAGATCGGTGGAGGATGATTCTGAAGCAAATTGAGTCTCTCGGGGATACCTCAGTCAGTTCTACCAGTCATGATCTGTGTAGGATGATTCTGAAGCAATTTGAGTCCGTCGGGGATACCTCAGTCAGTTCTACCAATCAAGATCTGTGTAGGTTGATTCTGAAGCAATTTGAGTCCCTCGGGGATACATCAGTCAGTTCTACCAATCAAGATCTGTGTAGGATGATCCTGAAGCAGTTTGAATCCCTCGGGGATACCTCAGTCAGTTCTGCCAATCAAG AAAGGGCGCCCCCCTGA
- the LOC18596936 gene encoding uncharacterized protein LOC18596936 isoform X2, with product MPFRCYWRSYIPGCPDPRFKRHMNCSNCSAEIVIDLVDGKYVAVMGASQQEDDSEAICVTRGRLSNFYKISRVILKQFESLRDTSVSFTNQDLCRMILKLFESLGDTSCSSTNPDRWRMILKQIESLGDTSVSSTSHDLCRMILKQFESVGDTSVSSTNQDLCRLILKQFESLGDTSVSSTNQDLCRMILKQFESLGDTSVSSANQGKRRGLACLEEEKLMDA from the exons ATGCCCTTTAGGTGTTATTGGAGATCCTATATCCCC GGTTGCCCTGATCCACGTTTTAAGCGTCACATGAACTGCAGCAATTGTTCTGCTGAGATTGTAATTGATCTTGTGGATGGAAAGTACGTAGCTGTTATGGGTGCATCTCAG caggAAGATGATTCTGAAGCAATCTGTGTCACTCGGGGACGTCTCagtaatttttataaaattag TAGGGTGATTCTGAAGCAATTTGAGTCTCTCCGGGATACCTCAGTCAGTTTTACCAATCAAGATCTGTGTAGGATGATTCTGAAGCTATTTGAGTCTCTCGGGGATACCTCATGCAGTTCTACCAATCCAGATCGGTGGAGGATGATTCTGAAGCAAATTGAGTCTCTCGGGGATACCTCAGTCAGTTCTACCAGTCATGATCTGTGTAGGATGATTCTGAAGCAATTTGAGTCCGTCGGGGATACCTCAGTCAGTTCTACCAATCAAGATCTGTGTAGGTTGATTCTGAAGCAATTTGAGTCCCTCGGGGATACATCAGTCAGTTCTACCAATCAAGATCTGTGTAGGATGATCCTGAAGCAGTTTGAATCCCTCGGGGATACCTCAGTCAGTTCTGCCAATCAAG GGAAGAGACGAGGCCTGGCATGCCTAGAGgaagaaaaactaatggaTGCATAA
- the LOC18596936 gene encoding uncharacterized protein LOC18596936 isoform X1, with amino-acid sequence MPFRCYWRSYIPGCPDPRFKRHMNCSNCSAEIVIDLVDGKYVAVMGASQQEDDSEAICVTRGRLSNFYKISRVILKQFESLRDTSVSFTNQDLCRMILKLFESLGDTSCSSTNPDRWRMILKQIESLGDTSVSSTSHDLCRMILKQFESVGDTSVSSTNQDLCRLILKQFESLGDTSVSSTNQDLCRMILKQFESLGDTSVSSANQVILQEKKFGIEAHYSDI; translated from the exons ATGCCCTTTAGGTGTTATTGGAGATCCTATATCCCC GGTTGCCCTGATCCACGTTTTAAGCGTCACATGAACTGCAGCAATTGTTCTGCTGAGATTGTAATTGATCTTGTGGATGGAAAGTACGTAGCTGTTATGGGTGCATCTCAG caggAAGATGATTCTGAAGCAATCTGTGTCACTCGGGGACGTCTCagtaatttttataaaattag TAGGGTGATTCTGAAGCAATTTGAGTCTCTCCGGGATACCTCAGTCAGTTTTACCAATCAAGATCTGTGTAGGATGATTCTGAAGCTATTTGAGTCTCTCGGGGATACCTCATGCAGTTCTACCAATCCAGATCGGTGGAGGATGATTCTGAAGCAAATTGAGTCTCTCGGGGATACCTCAGTCAGTTCTACCAGTCATGATCTGTGTAGGATGATTCTGAAGCAATTTGAGTCCGTCGGGGATACCTCAGTCAGTTCTACCAATCAAGATCTGTGTAGGTTGATTCTGAAGCAATTTGAGTCCCTCGGGGATACATCAGTCAGTTCTACCAATCAAGATCTGTGTAGGATGATCCTGAAGCAGTTTGAATCCCTCGGGGATACCTCAGTCAGTTCTGCCAATCAAG TCATTTTGCAGGAGAAAAAGTTTGGCATTGAAGCACACTACTCAGACATATAG
- the LOC18596936 gene encoding uncharacterized protein LOC18596936 isoform X3: MPFRCYWRSYIPGCPDPRFKRHMNCSNCSAEIVIDLVDGKYVAVMGASQEDDSEAICVTRGRLSNFYKISRVILKQFESLRDTSVSFTNQDLCRMILKLFESLGDTSCSSTNPDRWRMILKQIESLGDTSVSSTSHDLCRMILKQFESVGDTSVSSTNQDLCRLILKQFESLGDTSVSSTNQDLCRMILKQFESLGDTSVSSANQVILQEKKFGIEAHYSDI, from the exons ATGCCCTTTAGGTGTTATTGGAGATCCTATATCCCC GGTTGCCCTGATCCACGTTTTAAGCGTCACATGAACTGCAGCAATTGTTCTGCTGAGATTGTAATTGATCTTGTGGATGGAAAGTACGTAGCTGTTATGGGTGCATCTCAG gAAGATGATTCTGAAGCAATCTGTGTCACTCGGGGACGTCTCagtaatttttataaaattag TAGGGTGATTCTGAAGCAATTTGAGTCTCTCCGGGATACCTCAGTCAGTTTTACCAATCAAGATCTGTGTAGGATGATTCTGAAGCTATTTGAGTCTCTCGGGGATACCTCATGCAGTTCTACCAATCCAGATCGGTGGAGGATGATTCTGAAGCAAATTGAGTCTCTCGGGGATACCTCAGTCAGTTCTACCAGTCATGATCTGTGTAGGATGATTCTGAAGCAATTTGAGTCCGTCGGGGATACCTCAGTCAGTTCTACCAATCAAGATCTGTGTAGGTTGATTCTGAAGCAATTTGAGTCCCTCGGGGATACATCAGTCAGTTCTACCAATCAAGATCTGTGTAGGATGATCCTGAAGCAGTTTGAATCCCTCGGGGATACCTCAGTCAGTTCTGCCAATCAAG TCATTTTGCAGGAGAAAAAGTTTGGCATTGAAGCACACTACTCAGACATATAG
- the LOC18596938 gene encoding probable ADP-ribosylation factor GTPase-activating protein AGD5 produces the protein MNEKANVSKQLNAKHRKILEGLLKLPENRECADCKSKGPRWASVNLGIFICMQCSGIHRSLGVHISKVRSATLDTWLPEQVSFIQSMGNEKSNNYWEAELPPNYDRVGIENFIRAKYEEKRWVPRGRKPKLPSSVREEKELLYRQPRSGGFKYMNNVNHVSEEKKVTHPSIANNSIPTPKSCSQAHVNVPQKVTPDTRSQEPLQNSEPSVSMAESPNEEVNPTPSVSDAESIKQDVKTTSSAAPPKIDYATELFNLLSMGDSRENGSKTSAHDNFWAGLSSAEAKSTRDASDSSILSQTKVQHKYGIEDLFRDSTTVKQTFPEKPQEDAKPDIQYSSSMVSPTSIHQQQLAMLSQQQSFMATAAKPNCGSQAFPVNAHHGMHFPAPNSGSIGHQFPRVVMPVAGLQKHMLVGSNQQMYPAGNSVNFPTSSLHTPGPGVPPTIGMKSIGGRPISASPVPSVTPTQWGKDYDFSSLTQGMFTKQ, from the exons ATGAACGAGAAGGCTAACGTTTCTAAACAACTTAACGCTAAACACAGAAAG ATATTGGAGGGCCTTCTTAAGTTACCTGAGAATAGAGAATGCGCAGACTGCAAAAGCAA GGGACCACGATGGGCTAGTGTAAATCTAGGAATATTCATTTGCATGCAATGTTCAGGGATTCACAGAAGTCTTGGAGTACACATATCAAAG GTGAGGTCTGCTACTTTAGATACATGGCTTCCAGAGCAGGTTTCTTTTATTCAAT CCATGGGGAATgagaaatcaaataattacTGGGAAGCGGAGTTGCCTCCCAATTATGACAGAGTTGGAATTGAGAATTTCATTCGTGCAAA GTATGAAGAAAAGAGATGGGTTCCCAGGGGTCGAAAGCCAAAATTACCTTCTAGTGTGCGTGAAGAGAAGGAATTACTTTATAGACAACCTAGAAGTGGTGGTTTTAAGTACATGAATAACGTAAATCATGTTtcagaagagaagaaagttACTCACCCATCTATTGCGAATAACAGCATTCCTACTCCTAAAAGTTGCTCGCAAGCGCATGTTAATGTTCCTCAGAAG GTTACACCTGATACAAGATCACAAGAACCTCTACAGAATTCTGAACCATCAGTCTCAATGGCTGAATCTCCAAATGAGGAGGTTAATCCTACTCCATCAGTCTCAGATGCTGAATCAATAAAGCAGGATGTTAAGACTACTTCATCAGCAGCACCACCCAAAATTGATTATGCCACTGAACTTTTCAATCTGCTTTCCATGGGGGATTCTAGAGAAAATGGCTCAAAGACTTCTGCTCATGATAATTTCTGGGCTGGTTTGTCAT CTGCTGAAGCAAAATCCACCAGGGATGCTAGTGATTCATCAATCTTAAGTCAAACCAAGGTGCAACATAAATATGGAATTGAGGATCTATTTAGAGATTCAACAACAGTAAAACAAACTTTTCCAGAGAAACCACAGGAAGATGCTAAACCTGATATTCAGTATTCG TCAAGTATGGTGTCTCCAACTTCTATCCATCAACAACAGCTTGCTATGCTTTCCCAACAACAGTCCTTCATGGCTACTGCTGCGAAGCCTAATTGTGGATCCCAAGCCTTTCCTGTCAATGCACATCATGGCATGCATTTTCCTGCTCCAAATTCTGGAAGCATTGGGCATCAATTTCCTAGAGTGGTGATGCCAGTCGCTGGTCTACAGAAGCATATGCTG GTGGGAAGCAACCAACAGATGTACCCAGCAGGAAATTCAGTTAATTTCCCAACTTCCAG CTTGCACACACCAGGGCCAGGAGTTCCACCAACCATTGGCATGAAAAGCATTGGAGGTAGGCCTATCTCAGCATCTCCTGTTCCATCAGTGACCCCAACTCAATGGGGAAAAGATTATGATTTCTCGTCATTAACGCAAGGGATGTTTACAAAGCAGTAA
- the LOC18596940 gene encoding uncharacterized protein LOC18596940, with protein MVSMSTWILSLKVLFISIGMLAIAFGLKVSVPLVLEFSVSQAPLLWSTFRSWLKPPYLYVIINGIIITIAASSRFNHKTGEKDQKEQMQQRSKISVDQGPAFEDEMKSGLDFGVVESSALVYEQEQRGEEVETRGFEEESNAAVEDVGDGGDEFAISKSEWIPPRRMDSSEIPSDILLPTEKPPAASRFGHRKPVRANPEGGRALRVAKPKRHETLENTWKMITEGRAMPLTRHLKKSDTWENHGRDVNVEALADSPLMKKSETFRDRTNYQPPPVQVTSSPASGKLRKEPSLSQDELNRRVEAFIKKFNDEMRLQRQESLNQYMEMINRGS; from the exons ATGGTGTCGATGAGCACTTGGATTTTGTCGCTGAAGGTACTGTTTATTTCTATTGGTATGTTAGCTATAGCTTTTGGGCTCAAAGTCTCTGTTCCATTGGTTTTGGAATTCTCTGTTTCTCAAGCTCCGTTGTTATGGAGCACGTTCCGTTCTTGGCTCAAGCCTCCGTATCTTTACGTCATCATCAATGGAATCATTATCACGATTGCAGCATCGTCGCGGTTTAATCATAAAACCGGCGAGAAAGATCAGAAGGAGCAGATGCAGCAGAGGTCGAAGATCTCGGTGGATCAAGGGCCAGCTTTCGAGGACGAGATGAAGAGTGGCTTGGACTTCGGTGTAGTAGAATCCAGTGCTCTGGTGTACGAGCAAGAGCAGAGAGGAGAAGAGGTGGAAACGAGGGGTTTTGAGGAGGAGAGCAATGCGGCGGTTGAAGATGTTGGAGATGGAGGCGACGAGTTTGCTATCTCCAAGTCGGAGTGGATTCCTCCAAGGAGAATGGATTCTTCGGAGATTCCATCGGATATTCTTTTGCCGACGGAGAAACCTCCTGCTGCTTCTAGGTTCGGTCACCGGAAACCTGTTAGAGCCAATCCTGAAG GTGGCCGAGCGTTGAGAGTGGCGAAGCCTAAACGTCATGAGACGCTGGAGAACACGTGGAAGATGATAACGGAAGGGAGAGCAATGCCGTTGACGAGGCACTTGAAGAAGTCGGACACGTGGGAGAACCACGGCCGTGATGTCAACGTGGAAGCATTAGCCGACTCTCCTCTGATGAAGAAATCGGAAACGTTCAGAGACCGGACCAATTACCAGCCGCCACCGGTACAAGTCACCTCTTCTCCGGCTTCAGGAAAGCTGAGGAAAGAGCCGTCTCTGAGTCAGGACGAGTTGAACCGTCGAGTGGAAGCGTTTATAAAGAAGTTCAATGACGAGATGAGGTTGCAGAGGCAAGAGTCACTCAATCAGTACATGGAGATGATCAACCGTGGAAGTTAG